Proteins encoded within one genomic window of Marinobacter halotolerans:
- a CDS encoding sirohydrochlorin chelatase: MSGDPAIILLAHGSSDPRWCETFEKLAGPTLHSVPGSRIAYMELAEPSIEAVVSEGVADGKRDFTIVPLFLAAGRHLRKDVPGMITELEKTHGVTISLAAPIGENPQLGDAICDVVRQELARHS; encoded by the coding sequence ATGAGCGGCGATCCGGCCATTATTCTTCTAGCCCATGGTAGCAGCGACCCACGCTGGTGCGAGACTTTTGAAAAGCTTGCCGGCCCGACACTTCACTCCGTGCCCGGCTCCCGCATAGCCTATATGGAGCTGGCCGAACCCTCCATCGAGGCCGTGGTGTCAGAAGGCGTAGCCGACGGCAAACGAGATTTCACGATTGTGCCCCTGTTTCTCGCCGCTGGACGTCATTTACGCAAGGATGTACCCGGCATGATCACCGAACTGGAAAAAACCCACGGTGTTACTATCTCACTGGCTGCACCGATTGGGGAAAACCCGCAGCTCGGTGACGCCATCTGTGATGTGGTCAGGCAGGAACTGGCACGGCACAGCTGA
- a CDS encoding TIGR01777 family oxidoreductase: MDKKILVTGGTGFIGQALCPLLISKGYALTVLSRQPEGDVHAVCGRVEALSDLRLLKNHAGFDAVINLAGEGIADKRWSDSRKRELLDSRIALTRTLAEVIETWKKAPEVVVSGSAVGFYGDQGSNPVTEDTAPENEFTHRMCRDWEKEALALESEQTRVCLSRTGIVVGPGGGFLKRMLLPFKLGLGGRIGSGHQYMPWVHRDDVVSALVWMLETPDASGPYNVVSPKPVTNRQFTATLAKVLNRPAIFPVPAKVLEVALGEMARLLLTGQQAFPKKLTDEGFSFKYFDPETALKDATRF; encoded by the coding sequence ATGGATAAGAAAATCCTCGTAACAGGCGGCACCGGCTTTATCGGCCAGGCGCTCTGCCCGCTTCTGATTTCGAAAGGATACGCGCTGACTGTGCTCAGCCGGCAGCCCGAGGGCGACGTTCACGCTGTCTGTGGGCGGGTTGAAGCGCTAAGCGATCTCCGGCTTCTGAAAAACCATGCCGGCTTTGATGCGGTGATTAACCTTGCTGGCGAGGGAATCGCCGACAAACGCTGGTCGGATAGCCGCAAACGGGAACTTCTGGACAGCCGCATCGCGCTCACCCGCACCCTCGCCGAGGTGATTGAAACCTGGAAGAAAGCGCCAGAGGTGGTTGTCTCGGGCTCTGCAGTCGGATTCTACGGCGACCAGGGCAGCAACCCCGTCACGGAAGACACGGCGCCGGAGAATGAGTTTACCCATCGGATGTGCCGTGACTGGGAAAAAGAAGCACTGGCACTGGAAAGCGAGCAGACCCGAGTTTGCCTGTCCCGGACCGGCATCGTGGTTGGTCCCGGCGGCGGTTTCCTCAAACGCATGCTCTTGCCATTCAAGCTTGGACTGGGTGGCCGCATTGGCAGTGGTCATCAGTATATGCCGTGGGTTCACAGAGACGATGTGGTCTCTGCGCTGGTCTGGATGCTGGAGACGCCGGACGCCAGCGGGCCTTACAACGTGGTCAGTCCCAAACCGGTCACCAACCGTCAGTTCACGGCTACCCTGGCAAAAGTCCTCAACAGGCCGGCTATATTTCCCGTTCCGGCGAAGGTTCTTGAGGTGGCACTGGGGGAAATGGCGCGCCTGTTGTTAACGGGACAGCAGGCTTTCCCGAAGAAACTGACCGATGAAGGCTTCAGCTTCAAGTATTTCGATCCGGAAACGGCGCTGAAAGACGCAACCCGATTCTGA